A window of the Planococcus citri chromosome 4, ihPlaCitr1.1, whole genome shotgun sequence genome harbors these coding sequences:
- the LOC135845658 gene encoding non-lysosomal glucosylceramidase-like isoform X1: MNTSKSSNSIPAFGWKVKLNHVFPEKRDQNFTPSFRIVFSLIRLIIRYLLYQFWCYFHRRKPVMDYIFTIVPKQIYGVPLGGIGGGTIGRGFKGEFCRLQMKPGIYEYDIIDADQFIVTVRDSKEVTIYQNVLSTSSGPQSGNLSYWKWNFPGENAEYTALYPRSWTKYYIPECKIELICRQVSPVIPHNYKDSCLPGGVLIWTVRNFNSEDLKVSITFCMKGYKGANECGSFTYDSDDSKVTGVEIFNKINSSKCTYVIGVKEDPDVNVTSSCFNPKGSGVTLWDKLREKGGFSGKLASHVQEGQKEYFGDIAGAVCAQINVPVDTERNLEFALIWHMPFVQFRNKLATYERYYTKYFGNDDAAGIIMCHYALTHYPQWEKDIDNWQNPVLNESALPDWYKSAIFNELYFISDGGTIWVNADTDENKLQVTDVRKEFGRFAYLEGHEYRMYNTYDVHFYASFALADLWPKLQLGVQYDFRDAVTVVDDSWQWFLFNGHIGHRKEANCIPHDIGDPEEEPFIRINSYPVHDVTDWKDLNLKFVLQCYRDYVYTKDDIYLKDMWPQVKLIMNCCLKWDADNDGMIENGGFPDQTYDAWTMSGVSAYCGGLWLAALRVTVEMAATLDDKGTKEKFTPVLTQAKSVYNKKLWNGNYYDFDSSQAEDAKAIMADQLCGMWYLQASGITEPILPTENVRKALHTIYENNVKRFKNGESGAVNGMLPNGHVDKSSVQSQEVWTGVTYGLASHLIFMGMKEEGLHTAKGVYETVYNKIGMAFETPEALYENRYIRSVGYMRPLSIWSIQKALQKEKNE; the protein is encoded by the exons ACCGTTAGGAGGTATAGGTGGTGGCACTATAGGACGTGGATTCAAAGGAGAATTTTGTAGACTACAAATGAAACCTGGTATATACGAATACGATATTATAGACGCCGATCAGTTCATCGTCACTGTACGTGATTCGAAAGAGGTTACCATCTATCAGAACGTCTTATCAACCAGCAG TGGTCCTCAATCGGGTAACTTGAGTTATTGGAAATGGAATTTTCCTGGTGAGAATGCCGAATACACAGCTCTCTATCCGCGTTCTTGGACTAAATACTACATTCCCGAATGTAAAATTGAACTTATTTGTAGACAAGTCTCACCTGTGATACCTCATAATTATAAA GATAGCTGCTTACCAGGAGGAGTATTGATCTGGACggttcgaaatttcaattctgaagatCTCAAAGTATCGATAACATTTTGTATGAAAGGGTACAAAG GAGCCAACGAATGTGGTAGTTTTACGTACGACAGCGATGACAGCAAAGTAACCGGAGTCGAAATctttaataaaataaactcgTCTAAATGTACCTACGTTATTGGTGTTAAAGAAGAT CCTGATGTCAACGTTACCAGTTCGTGTTTCAATCCCAAAGGATCCGGTGTAACGTTATGGGATAAGTTGAGAGAAAAAGGCGGGTTTTCTGGAAAACTAGCTTCTCATGTAC AAGAAGGACAAAAAG AATACTTCGGTGATATTGCCGGCGCCGTATGTGCTCAAATAAATGTCCCCGTCGATACAGAGAGAAACTTGGAATTTGCTTTAATATGGCACATGCCTTTTGTACAATTTCGTAATAAGCTGGCCACTTACGAACG ATATTACACCAAGTATTTCGGCAACGACGACGCGGCCGGAATAATAATGTGTCATTACGCATTAACGCATTATCCGCAATGGGAAAAAGACATCGATAATTGGCAGAATCCTGTTCTAAACGAGAG TGCACTACCAGATTGGTATAAAAGCGCCATATTCAACGAACTGTATTTCATATCAGACGGTGGCACGATTTGGGTTAACGCAGACACAGACGAAAATAAATTACAGGTCACAGACGTGAG AAAGGAATTTGGAAGATTTGCTTACCTCGAAGGTCACGAATATCGTATGTACAACACGTACGACGTACATTTCTACGCTTCGTTCGCTTTGGCAGATTTATGGCCTAAATTACAACTCGGAGTCCAGTACGATTTTCGCGATGCTGTCACCGTTGTGGATGATTCCTGGCAGTGGTTTTTGTTCAATGGACACATTGGACATAGGAAGGAAGCTAATTGTATTCCTCACGATATCGGCGATCCTG AGGAAGAACCATTCATACGAATCAACTCGTACCCAGTGCACGACGTCACCGACTGgaaagatttgaatttgaaattcgttTTGCAATGTTATCGAGACTACGTTTATACCAAAGACGATATTTACCTGAAGGATATGTGGCCTCAGGTGAAACTTATTATGAACTGTTGCCTCAAATGGGATGCAGATAACGATGGTATGATCGAAAACGGCGGATTCCCAGATCAGACGTATGATGCTTGGACAATGAGTGGTGTTAG TGCATATTGCGGAGGTTTATGGCTTGCAGCGTTACGTGTTACAGTTGAAATGGCTGCGACTCTTGACGATAAAGGTACCAAGGAGAAATTCACACCGGTATTGACGCAAGCTAAATCTGtgtacaataaaaaattatggaatg GAAATTACTACGATTTCGATTCGAGCCAGGCAGAAGACGCCAAAGCAATAATGGCCGATCAATTATGCGGAATGTGGTACTTACAAGCGAGTGGAATCACGGAACCG ATATTACCGACGGAGAATGTTCGTAAAGCTCTCCACACCATCTACGAAAACAACGTGAAACGATTCAAAAATGGCGAAAGTGGAGCTGTAAACGGAATGCTACCGAATGGTCACGTCGATAAAAGCTCGGTTCAAAGTCAAGAAGTATGGACTGGAGTAACATACGGTCTAGCTTCGCATTTAATTttcatg GGTATGAAAGAAGAAGGATTACATACAGCCAAAGGAGTATATGAAACTGTGTACAATAAAATAGGAATGGCGTTCGAAACGCCGGAAGCGTTATATGAAAACAGATACATTCGATCGGTCGGCTACATGAGACCTTTGAGTATCTGGTCTATTCAGAAAGCAttacaaaaagagaaaaacgagTAG
- the LOC135845658 gene encoding non-lysosomal glucosylceramidase-like isoform X2, translating to MNTSKSSNSIPAFGWKVKLNHVFPEKRDQNFTPSFRIVFSLIRLIIRYLLYQFWCYFHRRKPVMDYIFTIVPKQIYGVPLGGIGGGTIGRGFKGEFCRLQMKPGIYEYDIIDADQFIVTVRDSKEVTIYQNVLSTSSGPQSGNLSYWKWNFPGENAEYTALYPRSWTKYYIPECKIELICRQVSPVIPHNYKDSCLPGGVLIWTVRNFNSEDLKVSITFCMKGYKGANECGSFTYDSDDSKVTGVEIFNKINSSKCTYVIGVKEDPDVNVTSSCFNPKGSGVTLWDKLREKGGFSGKLASHVQYFGDIAGAVCAQINVPVDTERNLEFALIWHMPFVQFRNKLATYERYYTKYFGNDDAAGIIMCHYALTHYPQWEKDIDNWQNPVLNESALPDWYKSAIFNELYFISDGGTIWVNADTDENKLQVTDVRKEFGRFAYLEGHEYRMYNTYDVHFYASFALADLWPKLQLGVQYDFRDAVTVVDDSWQWFLFNGHIGHRKEANCIPHDIGDPEEEPFIRINSYPVHDVTDWKDLNLKFVLQCYRDYVYTKDDIYLKDMWPQVKLIMNCCLKWDADNDGMIENGGFPDQTYDAWTMSGVSAYCGGLWLAALRVTVEMAATLDDKGTKEKFTPVLTQAKSVYNKKLWNGNYYDFDSSQAEDAKAIMADQLCGMWYLQASGITEPILPTENVRKALHTIYENNVKRFKNGESGAVNGMLPNGHVDKSSVQSQEVWTGVTYGLASHLIFMGMKEEGLHTAKGVYETVYNKIGMAFETPEALYENRYIRSVGYMRPLSIWSIQKALQKEKNE from the exons ACCGTTAGGAGGTATAGGTGGTGGCACTATAGGACGTGGATTCAAAGGAGAATTTTGTAGACTACAAATGAAACCTGGTATATACGAATACGATATTATAGACGCCGATCAGTTCATCGTCACTGTACGTGATTCGAAAGAGGTTACCATCTATCAGAACGTCTTATCAACCAGCAG TGGTCCTCAATCGGGTAACTTGAGTTATTGGAAATGGAATTTTCCTGGTGAGAATGCCGAATACACAGCTCTCTATCCGCGTTCTTGGACTAAATACTACATTCCCGAATGTAAAATTGAACTTATTTGTAGACAAGTCTCACCTGTGATACCTCATAATTATAAA GATAGCTGCTTACCAGGAGGAGTATTGATCTGGACggttcgaaatttcaattctgaagatCTCAAAGTATCGATAACATTTTGTATGAAAGGGTACAAAG GAGCCAACGAATGTGGTAGTTTTACGTACGACAGCGATGACAGCAAAGTAACCGGAGTCGAAATctttaataaaataaactcgTCTAAATGTACCTACGTTATTGGTGTTAAAGAAGAT CCTGATGTCAACGTTACCAGTTCGTGTTTCAATCCCAAAGGATCCGGTGTAACGTTATGGGATAAGTTGAGAGAAAAAGGCGGGTTTTCTGGAAAACTAGCTTCTCATGTAC AATACTTCGGTGATATTGCCGGCGCCGTATGTGCTCAAATAAATGTCCCCGTCGATACAGAGAGAAACTTGGAATTTGCTTTAATATGGCACATGCCTTTTGTACAATTTCGTAATAAGCTGGCCACTTACGAACG ATATTACACCAAGTATTTCGGCAACGACGACGCGGCCGGAATAATAATGTGTCATTACGCATTAACGCATTATCCGCAATGGGAAAAAGACATCGATAATTGGCAGAATCCTGTTCTAAACGAGAG TGCACTACCAGATTGGTATAAAAGCGCCATATTCAACGAACTGTATTTCATATCAGACGGTGGCACGATTTGGGTTAACGCAGACACAGACGAAAATAAATTACAGGTCACAGACGTGAG AAAGGAATTTGGAAGATTTGCTTACCTCGAAGGTCACGAATATCGTATGTACAACACGTACGACGTACATTTCTACGCTTCGTTCGCTTTGGCAGATTTATGGCCTAAATTACAACTCGGAGTCCAGTACGATTTTCGCGATGCTGTCACCGTTGTGGATGATTCCTGGCAGTGGTTTTTGTTCAATGGACACATTGGACATAGGAAGGAAGCTAATTGTATTCCTCACGATATCGGCGATCCTG AGGAAGAACCATTCATACGAATCAACTCGTACCCAGTGCACGACGTCACCGACTGgaaagatttgaatttgaaattcgttTTGCAATGTTATCGAGACTACGTTTATACCAAAGACGATATTTACCTGAAGGATATGTGGCCTCAGGTGAAACTTATTATGAACTGTTGCCTCAAATGGGATGCAGATAACGATGGTATGATCGAAAACGGCGGATTCCCAGATCAGACGTATGATGCTTGGACAATGAGTGGTGTTAG TGCATATTGCGGAGGTTTATGGCTTGCAGCGTTACGTGTTACAGTTGAAATGGCTGCGACTCTTGACGATAAAGGTACCAAGGAGAAATTCACACCGGTATTGACGCAAGCTAAATCTGtgtacaataaaaaattatggaatg GAAATTACTACGATTTCGATTCGAGCCAGGCAGAAGACGCCAAAGCAATAATGGCCGATCAATTATGCGGAATGTGGTACTTACAAGCGAGTGGAATCACGGAACCG ATATTACCGACGGAGAATGTTCGTAAAGCTCTCCACACCATCTACGAAAACAACGTGAAACGATTCAAAAATGGCGAAAGTGGAGCTGTAAACGGAATGCTACCGAATGGTCACGTCGATAAAAGCTCGGTTCAAAGTCAAGAAGTATGGACTGGAGTAACATACGGTCTAGCTTCGCATTTAATTttcatg GGTATGAAAGAAGAAGGATTACATACAGCCAAAGGAGTATATGAAACTGTGTACAATAAAATAGGAATGGCGTTCGAAACGCCGGAAGCGTTATATGAAAACAGATACATTCGATCGGTCGGCTACATGAGACCTTTGAGTATCTGGTCTATTCAGAAAGCAttacaaaaagagaaaaacgagTAG